Proteins encoded within one genomic window of Parolsenella massiliensis:
- a CDS encoding phosphatase PAP2 family protein has protein sequence MESEDGWSVRGLARQLYDLVRQNKRLVVASVCAIVFLALLEDVMTVESMKLDRAAYWLIVQHLRTPMLTPIMESFSALATPVTLLALLVAVAAFAPGRRPGWCCAVNLGLVVLINQVLKFIIQRPRPDGFRLAAATGFSFPSGHSMVAMAFFGLLAWFVWRYEKDRRQRALLLIALAFIIFMVGLSRVYLGVHYASDVIGGFCLSIIWLALYTRLAVPLFLGNEDRPLG, from the coding sequence ATGGAGAGCGAAGACGGCTGGAGCGTTCGAGGACTTGCCAGGCAGCTCTATGACCTTGTGCGTCAGAACAAGCGGCTCGTCGTCGCATCTGTGTGCGCAATCGTGTTCCTGGCCCTTCTCGAGGACGTCATGACCGTCGAGTCCATGAAGCTCGACCGCGCCGCCTACTGGCTCATCGTCCAGCACCTTCGCACGCCCATGCTCACGCCCATCATGGAGAGCTTCTCGGCGCTGGCAACTCCCGTGACGCTGCTTGCCCTGCTCGTTGCCGTGGCCGCGTTTGCCCCAGGGCGCAGGCCGGGCTGGTGCTGCGCGGTGAACCTTGGGTTGGTCGTCCTCATCAACCAGGTACTCAAGTTCATCATCCAGCGTCCCAGGCCAGACGGCTTCAGGCTTGCGGCGGCAACCGGCTTTAGCTTCCCGTCGGGGCACTCCATGGTTGCCATGGCGTTCTTTGGGCTGCTCGCCTGGTTTGTCTGGCGCTACGAGAAGGATCGCCGCCAGCGCGCCCTTCTGCTCATCGCGCTTGCCTTCATCATCTTCATGGTGGGCCTGAGCAGGGTCTATCTTGGCGTCCACTATGCAAGCGACGTCATTGGCGGCTTCTGCCTGTCCATCATCTGGCTGGCGCTCTACACGAGGCTTGCCGTGCCGCTCTTCCTGGGAAACGAGGACAGGCCCCTGGGTTAG
- a CDS encoding helix-turn-helix domain-containing protein, which translates to MRTETSEALGRLVSIFVAAIEGAGEVIPDSAIEQLATDPLGTCEKLNELALSCGAIDEGVDAALAAVYESMDAADARGAVDEQCVGSVVTAWASTHVERPVEEPEPEPEPEASETAEPEKGEQAEKPKRRRSRKAKDQRSEVEAGSVSPEPESEQDAPAEQPEPEKNADVKPGRRSRAKAKEQAEKDKGAEKPKRGRKRSEKAIEEQAEVSETPAPEAGEDTAVAPEPAASAPEPDAPAPAATQNTGDTLSVDQATAILGVSRPTIYKLIESGELPAHKKGRSWRISAAAVTERASR; encoded by the coding sequence ATGAGAACAGAAACCTCCGAGGCGCTTGGCCGCCTCGTATCGATCTTCGTCGCCGCAATCGAAGGCGCCGGCGAGGTCATCCCGGACAGTGCGATCGAGCAGCTTGCCACTGACCCGCTGGGCACCTGCGAGAAGCTCAACGAGCTTGCGCTTTCCTGCGGCGCCATCGACGAGGGCGTCGACGCCGCGCTTGCCGCCGTCTACGAGTCCATGGATGCCGCGGACGCCCGTGGCGCCGTGGACGAGCAGTGCGTGGGCAGCGTCGTCACCGCCTGGGCCAGCACGCACGTGGAGCGCCCCGTCGAGGAGCCCGAACCGGAGCCGGAACCCGAGGCCAGCGAGACTGCCGAGCCCGAGAAGGGCGAGCAGGCTGAAAAGCCCAAGCGCCGCCGCAGCCGCAAGGCAAAGGACCAGCGAAGCGAGGTAGAGGCCGGTAGCGTCAGCCCCGAGCCCGAGAGCGAGCAGGACGCGCCCGCCGAGCAGCCGGAGCCCGAGAAGAACGCAGACGTGAAGCCCGGGCGCAGGTCTCGCGCCAAGGCAAAGGAGCAGGCCGAGAAGGACAAGGGCGCCGAGAAGCCCAAGAGGGGCAGGAAGCGCTCCGAGAAGGCCATCGAGGAGCAGGCCGAGGTCAGCGAGACGCCCGCGCCCGAGGCCGGCGAGGACACGGCGGTGGCCCCCGAGCCCGCTGCCAGCGCCCCCGAGCCCGACGCGCCCGCGCCGGCGGCCACGCAGAACACCGGTGACACGCTCAGCGTGGACCAGGCCACGGCCATCCTTGGCGTGAGCAGGCCCACGATCTACAAGCTCATCGAGTCCGGCGAGCTTCCGGCGCACAAGAAGGGCCGCTCATGGCGCATCTCGGCCGCTGCGGTGACGGAGAGGGCCTCCAGGTAG
- a CDS encoding type II toxin-antitoxin system PemK/MazF family toxin: MPLRKGDVVEFDFSPSTGHEPRGRRPGLVVSSDNFNLMTSMALVCLITTASNGFPLHVALPDTLDEAYGYVVTEQVRAYDLEARRPTVLAHLPEDGAFMRGITTLLSSYLQS; this comes from the coding sequence ATGCCACTCAGAAAGGGAGACGTCGTCGAGTTCGACTTCAGCCCATCGACGGGGCATGAGCCGCGCGGACGCAGGCCTGGGCTTGTCGTAAGCTCGGACAACTTCAACCTCATGACGTCAATGGCCCTCGTCTGCCTCATAACAACCGCATCAAACGGCTTCCCGTTGCACGTTGCGCTGCCAGACACCCTCGACGAGGCCTACGGCTACGTTGTCACCGAACAGGTCAGGGCCTATGACCTCGAGGCACGTAGGCCAACCGTCCTTGCCCACCTTCCAGAAGACGGCGCGTTCATGCGGGGAATCACCACGCTCTTGAGCAGCTATCTGCAGTCATAA
- a CDS encoding AbrB/MazE/SpoVT family DNA-binding domain-containing protein, which yields MSTEVTGGGTQCYNALLQDGTLSSQQAPDTLAVMLMYNSTVKKLGNSAAVILPKELRSIAGMEIGDAVDIDVPRPGVITITAHERPWTLEGLMKGYDGPEPDFIDPGRAAGRELW from the coding sequence ATGAGCACTGAGGTCACCGGTGGCGGCACACAATGTTATAACGCGTTATTACAAGATGGTACATTGTCATCACAACAGGCCCCCGACACGCTCGCGGTGATGCTCATGTACAACTCAACCGTCAAGAAGCTCGGCAACAGTGCCGCGGTCATCCTGCCCAAGGAGCTGCGCTCGATTGCGGGCATGGAGATTGGCGATGCCGTGGACATCGACGTCCCCAGGCCCGGCGTCATCACCATCACCGCTCACGAGCGCCCATGGACCCTCGAGGGCCTTATGAAGGGCTACGACGGGCCGGAGCCCGATTTCATCGACCCCGGCAGGGCAGCCGGCAGGGAGCTCTGGTAG
- a CDS encoding ABC transporter ATP-binding protein: MLKLSHVKKTFNKGTVTEKRALTGVNLELAEGDFVTVIGGNGAGKSTLLNMIAGVYPLDSGTIELDGTDVSQMTEPQRAKFLGRVFQDPMRGTAADMQIAENLALAKRRGKRRTLAWGISAEEKAEYPKLLATLDLGLESRMSAKVGLLSGGQRQALTLLMATLTNPKLLLLDEHTAALDPKTAKKVLDLTEQIVSERKLTTLMITHNMNDAIRLGNRLIMMHEGNVIYDVQGEEKKRLTVPDLLQKFEEVSGGELANDRMLLG; this comes from the coding sequence ATGCTCAAGCTCTCTCACGTCAAGAAGACGTTCAACAAGGGCACCGTGACCGAGAAGCGCGCGCTCACGGGCGTCAACCTCGAGCTTGCCGAGGGCGACTTCGTCACCGTCATCGGCGGCAACGGAGCCGGCAAGTCCACGCTGCTCAACATGATCGCCGGCGTCTACCCGCTGGACTCGGGCACCATCGAGCTCGACGGCACGGACGTCTCGCAGATGACCGAGCCGCAGCGCGCCAAGTTCCTGGGCCGCGTGTTCCAGGACCCCATGCGCGGCACCGCTGCCGACATGCAGATTGCCGAGAACCTCGCGCTGGCAAAGCGCCGCGGCAAGAGGCGCACCCTTGCCTGGGGCATCTCGGCCGAGGAGAAGGCCGAGTACCCGAAGCTCCTCGCCACGCTTGACCTGGGCCTAGAGTCTCGCATGTCCGCCAAGGTGGGCCTGCTGTCTGGCGGCCAGCGCCAGGCGCTCACGCTGCTCATGGCCACGCTCACGAACCCCAAGCTGCTGCTGCTCGACGAGCACACCGCGGCCCTTGACCCCAAGACGGCCAAGAAGGTCCTCGACCTCACCGAGCAGATCGTGAGCGAGCGCAAGCTCACCACGCTCATGATCACGCACAACATGAACGACGCCATTCGCCTGGGCAACCGCCTCATCATGATGCACGAGGGCAACGTCATCTATGACGTCCAGGGCGAGGAGAAGAAGCGCCTCACCGTGCCCGACCTGCTGCAGAAGTTCGAGGAGGTCTCGGGCGGAGAGCTCGCGAACGACCGTATGCTGCTTGGGTAG
- a CDS encoding ABC transporter permease, with protein sequence MLTAMLGAVSQGILWGIMVLGVFITYKLLDIADLTVDGSFATGGAVCAVLVVAGVHPALAIVASMLAGALTGAVTGFLTTAFEIPAILAGILTQISLWSVNLRIMGKSNTPLLTNDTVFTQIGDATGLPANVCAIIVGLVVAVVIVAALYWFFGTEIGSALRATGNNEAMIRALGVNTNTTKVIALTLSNALVGLSGGLICQQQKYADIGMGTGAIVIGLAAIVIGEVLGRLLPGGLSKFATRLVSAVVGSIIYFLIRAIVLQMGMDANDMKLLSAIIVALALCIPVVCERSRRRRSYTKGDEE encoded by the coding sequence ATGCTGACAGCAATGCTCGGCGCCGTCTCCCAGGGAATCCTGTGGGGCATCATGGTGCTCGGCGTGTTCATCACCTACAAGCTGCTCGACATCGCAGACCTTACGGTCGACGGCAGCTTCGCCACCGGCGGCGCGGTGTGCGCCGTGCTCGTGGTTGCCGGCGTGCACCCGGCGCTCGCCATCGTGGCGTCCATGCTCGCGGGCGCGCTCACCGGCGCGGTCACGGGTTTCCTCACCACGGCGTTCGAGATTCCCGCCATCCTCGCGGGCATCCTCACGCAGATCAGTCTGTGGTCGGTGAACCTGCGCATCATGGGCAAGTCGAACACGCCGTTGCTCACGAACGACACGGTGTTCACCCAGATCGGCGACGCCACGGGCCTTCCCGCCAACGTGTGCGCCATCATCGTGGGCCTCGTCGTTGCCGTGGTGATCGTCGCCGCGCTGTACTGGTTCTTTGGCACCGAGATTGGCAGCGCGCTGCGCGCCACCGGCAACAACGAGGCCATGATCCGCGCGCTGGGCGTCAACACAAACACCACGAAGGTCATCGCCCTCACGCTCTCCAACGCACTCGTTGGCCTGTCCGGCGGCCTCATCTGCCAGCAGCAGAAGTACGCCGACATCGGCATGGGCACCGGCGCCATCGTCATCGGCCTTGCCGCCATCGTCATCGGCGAGGTGCTGGGTCGCCTGCTGCCCGGCGGTCTCTCCAAGTTCGCCACGAGGCTCGTCTCGGCCGTCGTGGGCTCGATCATCTACTTCCTCATCCGCGCCATCGTGCTGCAGATGGGCATGGACGCAAACGACATGAAGCTCCTGTCCGCGATCATCGTGGCCCTGGCGCTGTGCATCCCCGTGGTGTGCGAACGCTCGCGCAGACGCCGCTCGTACACGAAGGGAGATGAGGAGTAA
- a CDS encoding ABC transporter substrate-binding protein encodes MNSISRRTFLAGSAGIAALALSACGGSGSGSSSASGDKTYKIGVLQITQHAALDAANEGFVEALDASGLSYSIDQQNANNDQSACATIASKLVGDGDDLIFAIATPAAQAVAAATSDIPIVGSAITDYAASGLVADNDKPGGNLTGTSDMNPVDDQIAMLQKVLPNAKHIGMLYCTAESNSQLQIEMAEAACDKAGLTTERFTVSSSNEVQSVVESMVGKVDAGYSPTDNTIAAAAAQVGQIAKEGKLPFITGEENMCMGMGICTVSIDYKELGKMAGEMAVKILKGEDTPANMAIQTESGDQLQVIKNEEMAEALGIDLSVLDA; translated from the coding sequence ATGAACTCCATCTCCAGGCGCACGTTCCTGGCCGGCTCCGCCGGCATCGCCGCCCTCGCGCTCTCCGCGTGCGGCGGTTCTGGCTCTGGCTCCAGCAGCGCCTCCGGCGACAAGACCTACAAGATCGGCGTCCTGCAGATCACGCAGCACGCCGCCCTCGACGCCGCCAACGAGGGCTTCGTCGAGGCCCTCGACGCCTCCGGCCTCAGCTACAGCATTGACCAGCAGAACGCCAACAATGACCAGAGCGCCTGCGCCACCATCGCCTCCAAGCTCGTTGGCGATGGCGACGACCTCATCTTCGCCATTGCCACGCCCGCCGCGCAGGCGGTTGCCGCGGCCACGAGCGACATCCCCATCGTGGGCTCCGCCATCACCGACTACGCCGCCTCGGGCCTCGTGGCCGACAACGACAAGCCCGGCGGAAATCTCACCGGCACGTCTGACATGAACCCCGTGGACGACCAGATCGCCATGCTCCAGAAGGTGCTGCCCAACGCCAAGCACATCGGCATGCTCTACTGCACCGCCGAGTCCAACTCGCAGCTCCAGATCGAGATGGCCGAGGCCGCCTGCGACAAGGCCGGCCTCACCACCGAGCGCTTCACGGTCTCGAGCTCCAACGAGGTCCAGAGCGTCGTGGAGTCCATGGTGGGCAAGGTCGACGCCGGCTACTCCCCCACCGACAACACCATCGCCGCGGCGGCCGCCCAGGTGGGCCAGATCGCCAAGGAGGGCAAGCTGCCCTTCATCACCGGCGAAGAGAACATGTGCATGGGCATGGGCATCTGCACGGTCTCCATTGACTACAAGGAGCTTGGCAAGATGGCCGGCGAGATGGCCGTCAAGATCCTCAAGGGCGAGGACACCCCCGCCAACATGGCGATCCAGACCGAGTCGGGCGACCAGCTCCAGGTCATCAAGAACGAGGAGATGGCCGAGGCCCTCGGCATCGACCTCTCCGTGCTCGACGCCTAG
- a CDS encoding asparaginase, with translation MTKPRILLVATGGTIASAEDGNGLTPQLTGEQLAGYVPQAAELADIDIVQPMNIDSTNMRPADWQAIGDAILAQYEDYDGFVVLHGTDTMAYTAAALSYLIQDSPRPIVLTGSQQPMGSPFTDARINLYQSVLYATDPDSHDVAVVFGGKVVAGTRARKQRTMSFNAFTSVNYPELALIRNDRIIRTAPAGSGDARAASEPRVYHDLDERVFVLKLTPEVNPSVFELLRRDYDAIILETFGIGGIPDTLHDAIFGWVDSGRTLVVTTQVPEEGLDLGVYEVGRAYAEHPGILKGADMTCEALVAKTMWALGQTREPERLRELFYRPVNCDRLPEA, from the coding sequence ATGACCAAGCCCCGCATCCTTCTCGTTGCCACGGGAGGCACCATCGCCTCGGCCGAGGACGGCAACGGCCTGACGCCGCAGCTCACGGGCGAGCAGCTTGCCGGCTACGTGCCGCAGGCCGCCGAGCTTGCCGACATCGACATCGTGCAGCCCATGAACATCGACAGCACTAACATGCGTCCGGCGGACTGGCAGGCCATTGGGGATGCCATTCTCGCCCAGTACGAGGACTACGACGGCTTCGTGGTGCTGCATGGCACCGACACGATGGCCTACACGGCCGCGGCACTCTCCTACCTCATCCAGGACAGCCCGCGGCCCATCGTGCTCACCGGCTCGCAGCAGCCCATGGGCAGCCCGTTCACGGACGCACGCATCAACCTCTACCAGAGCGTGCTGTATGCAACGGACCCAGACTCGCACGACGTGGCCGTGGTGTTTGGCGGCAAGGTCGTGGCCGGCACGCGCGCCCGCAAGCAGCGCACCATGAGCTTCAACGCGTTTACGAGCGTCAACTACCCGGAGCTGGCGCTCATCCGCAACGACCGGATCATCCGCACGGCGCCGGCCGGCTCTGGGGACGCGCGCGCCGCAAGCGAGCCGCGCGTGTACCACGACCTTGACGAGCGCGTGTTCGTGCTCAAGCTCACGCCCGAGGTAAACCCCTCCGTCTTCGAGCTACTTCGCCGCGACTACGACGCGATCATCCTGGAGACGTTCGGCATTGGCGGCATCCCCGACACGCTGCACGACGCCATCTTTGGCTGGGTTGACTCCGGCCGCACGCTCGTGGTGACCACGCAGGTCCCGGAGGAGGGTCTTGACCTGGGCGTCTACGAGGTTGGCCGCGCGTATGCCGAGCACCCTGGCATCCTCAAGGGCGCCGACATGACCTGCGAGGCGCTCGTAGCCAAGACGATGTGGGCCCTGGGCCAGACGCGCGAGCCCGAGCGTCTTCGCGAGCTGTTCTACCGGCCCGTGAACTGCGACAGGCTTCCTGAGGCATAG
- a CDS encoding HD domain-containing protein, which translates to MKAFASYVEPYDPDNPRIALKVAHTYRVAEVAERVAASSGFSQEDVDLAWLCGLLHDVGRFEQVRRWNTFRDVQSASHAHLGVDALFGPRERLGVPVSGPEAGVPRIRDFVADDAEDELLRTAVALHSDYRLPAELDARTRQFCELTRDADKVDILRTAQGGTPETLLGCTVDELLDSALSDEAIAAFDERRCMLRDERSQPADFLVSFCCFAFELAFAESRAIMREQGYVLELLEHPFGIGEPFRREDTRRELTRMAREMHDYLEGDAS; encoded by the coding sequence ATGAAGGCATTCGCCAGCTACGTAGAGCCTTACGACCCAGACAATCCCCGCATTGCGCTCAAGGTTGCGCACACGTACCGCGTGGCCGAGGTTGCCGAGCGTGTGGCCGCCTCGTCCGGATTTTCGCAGGAGGACGTTGACCTTGCCTGGCTTTGCGGCCTTCTCCATGACGTGGGGCGCTTTGAGCAGGTGCGCAGGTGGAACACGTTTCGCGATGTGCAGTCCGCCAGCCATGCGCACCTTGGCGTGGACGCGCTGTTTGGACCAAGGGAGCGCCTGGGCGTGCCCGTCTCGGGACCTGAGGCCGGTGTTCCCCGAATCCGCGACTTTGTGGCAGACGACGCCGAGGACGAGCTGCTGCGCACGGCGGTTGCCCTGCACAGCGACTATAGGCTGCCCGCTGAGCTCGATGCCCGTACTCGCCAGTTCTGCGAGCTCACGAGGGACGCCGACAAGGTGGACATCCTGCGCACAGCCCAGGGCGGCACGCCGGAGACCCTCCTTGGCTGCACCGTTGACGAACTGCTCGACAGTGCGCTTTCCGATGAGGCCATCGCCGCCTTTGACGAGCGCCGGTGCATGCTGAGAGACGAGCGCTCACAGCCGGCCGACTTTCTCGTAAGCTTCTGCTGCTTTGCGTTTGAGCTTGCGTTCGCCGAGAGCCGCGCGATCATGCGCGAGCAGGGCTACGTGCTTGAGCTGCTCGAGCACCCGTTTGGGATCGGCGAGCCGTTCCGCCGCGAGGACACGCGCCGCGAGCTTACGCGTATGGCCCGCGAGATGCATGACTACCTGGAGGGAGACGCCTCATGA